The Pseudophryne corroboree isolate aPseCor3 chromosome 2, aPseCor3.hap2, whole genome shotgun sequence genome has a segment encoding these proteins:
- the LOC134992556 gene encoding bromodomain-containing protein 4-like, with the protein MPRPKRNAAPPQRLIQADAPKSAAAGGTARGHGTRPGSARPPPASPLHTWLARGGLEAGSGEPTHSPARDVIQHIPSLGTQAPPLPAPSERVTLGAALQQRQPETPASAVQAPPPEHTQNPPPAALGTGAYPQMRGRTDNRRQQQIAAPEGHAPPPEPACTPPASLDMYSTYPYTLGRANQGQAPPPEPTCNPPASQGINSMHPHMMGHAQQPHSTPPAGQAPPPEPWHTPPTALHMSHTYPPILVRSSLTPHALPEQAACSQPQYAPVQHMGWGQQHTSLPPPWWQAGLHPPPAHYPQWASGWPTSAQTPWYPPPSQPAAASHYTHPGGALHRATPLQSCGLPLTLDSGPQQHPGQAMGTGSSGRLGSGDRGQSSRAQALQPLEGQQRHPVEQPRPQPADTLHISSVRLQVPASIEDRQPAPGPPSDQVPAGALRDEGQNGAAEMVNRTPEASGTDYQAGLARLARKAVAPRTLRTYEAAFSEWQAFRIGKGEAGKNAREELLEYVWQGYSQGRSKAAMSATLAGIAYVAKLRGEEDPTKSFLLSKALKGWAREQATPGDARRPIGRPMLKNLIEVVSRIAADEYETGLFRLAFSLAFLGAFRVGELVASSKSSKDSGLMAGNVAVEKDRVLCKIHKSKTDQLGRGRWVTIGRQEEQSTCAVTLASDFERRRPQGPWPQWLVHDSGSPLTRFQFQSVFKKGLRALQLPVGQYGTHSFRIGAATCAEAEGLPASEIKKLGRWKSGAYKVYLRTEKHD; encoded by the exons ATGCCCAGGCCTAAGAGGAATGCAGCCCCCCCCCAGCGTCTCATACAAGCAGACGCACCGAAGTCCGCGGCAGCGGGCGGTACTGCACGCGGCCACGGGACCCGGCCGGGGTCGGCGAGACCCCCACCCGCTTCCCCCCTCCATACCTGGCTGGCGCGCGGCGGCCTCGAGGCAGGCTCCGGCGAGCCAACGCACAGCCCGGCGCGGGATGTGATACAGCACATCCCGTCGCTCGGCACGCAAGCCCCTCCCCTTCCGGCGCCGAGCGAacgcgtcacgctcggcgccgctCTGCAGCAGCGGCAGCCTGAAACCCCGGCTTCGGCGGTgcaggccccaccgccggagcaCACACAGAATCCCCCCCCCGCAGCCCTAGGCACCGGCGCGTACCCACAAATGAGGGGGCGCACAGACAATAGGCGGCAGCAGCAGATTGCGGCTCCGGAGGGACatgccccaccgccggagcccgcaTGTACACCCCCCGCATCCCTGGACATGTATAGCACGTACCCATACACGTTGGGACGTGCAAACCAGGGGCAGGCACCACCGCCGGAGCCCACATGTAACCCCCCCGCATCCCAAGGCATTAACAGCATGCACCCGCACATGATGGGGCATGCACAGCAGCCGCATAGCACGCCTCCGGCgggacaggccccaccgccggagccatGGCATACACCCCCAACGGCGCTGCACATGAGCCACACGTACCCACCAATATTGGTGCGGAGCTCCCTCACACCGCACGCACTGCCAGAACAAGCGGCGTGCAGCCAGCCGCAATACGCACCGGTGCAGCATATGGGGTGGGGGCAACAGCACACATCGCTcccccccccctggtggcaggcagGGCTGCACCCTCCCCCGGCCCATTACCCGCAATGGGCGAGCGGCTGGCCCACCAGCGCCCAAACCCCATGGTACCCACCCCCGTCGCAGCCCGCAGCAGCAAGCCATTACACACACCCGGGAGGAGCCCTCCACAGGGCAACCCCCCTCCAGTCATGCGGGCTGCCCCTCACCTTAGACAGCGGCCCGCAACAGCATCCGGGTCAGGcaatggggacagggagcagcGGAAGGTTGGGGTCAGGAGACCGCGGACAGAGCAGTAGGGCGCAGGCCCTCCAGCCGCTAGAGGGGCAGCAGCGGCACCCAGTGGAGCAGCCTCGGCCGCAACCGGCAGATACGTTACACATATCCTCTGTGAGGTTACAGGTTCCAGCCTCCATAGAAGATAGACAGCCGGCACCAGGGCCACCATCAGATCAAGTCCCGGCGGGCGCGCTGCGCGACGAGGGACAGAACGGAGCGGCAGAGATGGTCAATCGGACACCCGAGGCTTCAGGAACAG attatcaagcCGGGCTAGCAAGGCTAGCAAGAAAGGCAGTGGCACCGCGGACGCTGAGGACGTACGAGGCGGCTTTCAGCGAATGGCAGGCGTTCAGGATAGGAAAAGGAGAGGCGGGTAAGAACGCTCGCGAGGAACTGTTGGAGTACGTGTGGCAGGGGTATAGCCAGGGGAGATCTAAGGCAGCAATGTCCGCAACACTCGCAGGGATAGCGTACGTCGCAAAGCTTAGAGGGGAGGAGGACCCAACAAAGTCATTTCTGTTATCAAAAGCGCTAAAAGGGTGGGCAAGGGAGCAGGCGACGCCAGGCGACGCGCGCAGGCCCATAGGGCGCCCCATGCTTAAGAACTTAATAGAAGTAGTGAGTCGCATTGCAGCGGATGAGTACGAAACAGGGCTTTTCCGCCTGGCTTTTTCCCTCGCATTCTTAGGAGCTTTCAGGGTAGGGGAGCTGGTAGCGAGCTCCAAGAGCTCAAAAGATTCGGGCCTAATGGCAGGCAACGTAGCGGTGGAAAAAGATAGGGTGCTCTGCAAAATACACAAGTCAAAAACAGATCAGTTAGGCCGGGGGCGCTGGGTAACGATAGGAAGGCAGGAAGAGCAAAGCACATGCGCGGTAACACTGGCAAGCGATTTCGAGCGGAGACGCCCGCAAGGGCCCTGGCCGCAGTGGCTAGTGCACGATAGCGGTTCACCCCTGACTAGATTCCAGTTCCAAAGCGTATTCAAGAAGGGCCTGAGGGCATTGCAGCTGCCCGTGGGGCAATAcggtacccattcctttaggaTAGGGGCGGCTACCTGCGCGGAGGCGGAGGGGTTGCCAGCAAGCGAGATCAAAAAGCTAGGCAGGTGGAAGTCGGGAGCGTACAAGGTATACTTACGCACGGAAAAGCACGACTAG